A single genomic interval of Alteromonas sp. CI.11.F.A3 harbors:
- the nfuA gene encoding Fe-S biogenesis protein NfuA — MITISEEAQAHFVKLLDKQETGTNIRVFVVNPGTSSAECGVSYCPPDAVEETDTRLEFNGFNAVVDEESVPFLHEAEIDYVTDQMGSQLTLKAPNAKARKVADDAPLVERIKYMIEAEINPQLASHGGQVMLAELTEDGFAILQFGGGCNGCSMVDVTLKDGIEKQMLEQFAGELNGVRDATEHEAGEHSYY; from the coding sequence ATGATTACTATATCAGAAGAAGCCCAGGCTCACTTCGTAAAACTGTTGGATAAACAAGAGACTGGCACAAATATTCGTGTATTCGTCGTAAATCCGGGCACATCGAGCGCCGAGTGTGGCGTGTCCTATTGTCCGCCAGATGCTGTTGAAGAAACGGATACTCGCTTAGAGTTCAATGGCTTCAATGCAGTGGTAGATGAAGAAAGTGTTCCATTTTTACATGAAGCAGAAATTGATTATGTTACTGATCAAATGGGCTCACAGCTTACGCTTAAAGCGCCAAATGCTAAAGCACGTAAAGTCGCTGATGACGCGCCATTGGTTGAACGCATAAAATACATGATTGAAGCTGAAATCAACCCTCAACTTGCTAGCCATGGCGGCCAGGTAATGTTGGCTGAACTTACCGAAGATGGCTTTGCTATTCTTCAGTTTGGCGGCGGCTGTAACGGTTGCTCAATGGTTGATGTTACTCTGAAAGACGGCATTGAAAAGCAAATGCTTGAGCAATTTGCTGGGGAATTAAACGGTGTTCGTGATGCCACTGAACATGAAGCCGGTGAGCATTCTTACTACTAA
- a CDS encoding aspartate/glutamate racemase family protein, protein MKTIGLIGGMSWESTVSYYQAINRLVNSQLGGLHSAKICLYSVDFAEIEVFQRTGEWDKAADALKRAAQSLEDAGADFLLICTNTMHKVAAQVASAVAIPLLHIADATGVALCENKVKKVGLLGTQFTMEQAFYSERLAQQFDLDVVVPSSEDRLVVHKIIYEELCKGVICEKSRDAYIDIINKLKAQGSQAVILGCTEIALLVKQSDTDMPLYDTTALHAAEAVKMALE, encoded by the coding sequence ATGAAAACCATTGGGCTAATTGGTGGTATGAGTTGGGAGTCGACAGTGAGCTATTATCAAGCGATTAACCGGCTAGTGAATAGCCAACTCGGTGGGCTACACAGTGCAAAAATATGTCTGTACTCGGTTGATTTTGCCGAAATAGAAGTATTTCAGCGCACCGGCGAGTGGGATAAAGCCGCCGATGCGTTAAAGCGCGCCGCACAGTCATTAGAAGATGCTGGGGCCGACTTTCTACTCATATGTACTAACACCATGCATAAGGTTGCTGCGCAGGTAGCAAGCGCAGTAGCCATTCCTTTACTGCATATTGCCGATGCCACCGGCGTGGCTCTGTGTGAAAACAAGGTCAAAAAAGTGGGCTTGTTAGGTACTCAATTCACCATGGAACAGGCTTTTTATAGCGAACGATTAGCGCAACAGTTTGATTTAGATGTAGTCGTACCAAGCAGTGAAGATAGATTAGTCGTGCATAAGATTATTTATGAGGAATTATGCAAAGGGGTTATTTGTGAAAAATCCCGTGACGCGTATATTGATATTATCAACAAATTAAAAGCACAAGGTTCACAAGCCGTTATTTTAGGCTGTACCGAAATTGCCTTGTTGGTGAAGCAGTCAGACACTGATATGCCTCTTTACGATACAACAGCGCTTCATGCCGCTGAGGCTGTAAAAATGGCGCTAGAATAA